The Halorientalis sp. IM1011 genome window below encodes:
- the lipA gene encoding lipoyl synthase, which translates to MSRARKPDWLKMAPPSGERFTDIKETLRDHDLHTVCEEANCPNLGECWSGAANAAPDAEAADAAEGGRDGPGTATFMLMGERCSRGCNFCDVETGGMEPLDPDEPQQVADAVAEIGLDYVVLTSVDRDDLADQGAGHFAETIRAIKERHPGILVECLIPDFQGDPDLVGKIVDAEPDVIAHNIETVDRLQWPVRDRRAGYEQSLSVLRQVDRESDIYTKTSLMLGVGEYDHEIYQTLRDLKTVGVDVVTLGQYLQPSRSHLEVSDYVHPDAFDTWQRVAEEELGFLYCASGPMVRSSYRAGELFVEAVLDGEDPAVARERARASE; encoded by the coding sequence GACTGGCTCAAGATGGCCCCGCCGTCGGGCGAGCGCTTCACCGACATCAAGGAGACCCTGCGGGACCACGACCTCCACACCGTCTGCGAGGAAGCCAACTGTCCGAATCTCGGGGAGTGTTGGTCGGGAGCCGCGAATGCGGCTCCGGATGCCGAGGCGGCGGATGCCGCCGAGGGGGGCCGGGACGGCCCCGGCACCGCGACGTTCATGCTCATGGGTGAACGCTGTTCGCGAGGCTGTAACTTCTGTGACGTCGAGACCGGCGGGATGGAGCCGCTGGATCCCGACGAACCCCAGCAGGTCGCCGACGCCGTCGCCGAAATAGGATTAGACTACGTCGTCCTCACCTCCGTCGACCGCGACGACCTGGCCGACCAGGGCGCGGGCCACTTCGCCGAGACGATCCGCGCGATCAAGGAGCGCCACCCCGGCATTCTGGTGGAGTGTCTGATCCCAGATTTCCAGGGCGACCCCGACCTCGTGGGGAAGATCGTCGACGCAGAACCAGACGTGATCGCCCACAACATCGAGACCGTCGACCGCCTGCAGTGGCCCGTCCGGGACCGCCGGGCCGGCTACGAGCAGTCCCTCTCCGTCCTCCGGCAGGTCGATCGGGAGAGCGACATCTACACCAAGACCAGCCTGATGCTGGGCGTCGGCGAGTACGACCACGAGATCTATCAGACCCTCCGAGATCTCAAGACGGTCGGCGTCGACGTGGTGACGCTCGGGCAGTACCTCCAGCCCTCGCGCTCGCATCTGGAAGTGAGCGACTACGTTCACCCCGACGCCTTCGACACCTGGCAGCGGGTGGCCGAGGAGGAACTGGGCTTTCTCTACTGCGCGTCGGGGCCGATGGTCCGGTCCTCCTACCGCGCCGGTGAACTGTTCGTCGAGGCCGTGCTGGACGGTGAGGACCCGGCCGTAGCCCGCGAGCGGGCGCGAGCGAGCGAGTGA